A window of Nicotiana sylvestris chromosome 8, ASM39365v2, whole genome shotgun sequence genomic DNA:
ACCCCTTTCTAACAATATGACTAATGTTTCAAATAGGTTTTAGTGGATAAAATATTATTGcccttatttatttgtttttatctCTCAATTTTACTTTTTACTTTAGTTCTTTCTAGAACATCTATTAGTAAGAGTAACaatttttaagaaaatgattCTTTCTTGAGATTCTAATTACTTTAaaaaaatgacaagtaaataggACGAGAGAGAATAGACAGATTCCACCAATTTAACCCAATAAAATATGATGAATCAATTATTTGTTCAtcttaattaaataatttttgcTTAAAccttatatattatttttaaaaactcTACCAAGTAGCACAAATAATAAATTTCGAACCTAATAAATTAGATGAGCCGTGATAAATTCCACTCTTTGCTCACTTTTTATCAAACTTGGATCTTGACATAACACATATCTAAGTGGGCACGTCTAAATATATTTTGCATTAAGAGAAAATCATCATCAATTAACTAGTTTATACTAATTGTCAACCAACCTCAACCTTCCTCCTCCGTCCAGACTTGGGATCGGCAACAAGAAGACTTTGAAAAAGGGCAAGTACAATTGCATATATCGACAATCATTTTCTACGTCATTTTATTAAAATGAAAGAAGATAATTTTTTatatatcattttattaaaatgaaagaaaTTACTTTTCTACCTCATGAAAGAAAGCACTACTTTTTTTtgcatgaaaagaaaatattcatattgttgaaatgaaaaagaaagtactcttaaTAATATTTCTATTGAGTTGGGTGGGGTTGGGATGGTAGGGCCGTAAGGGTGGGGTTGGGGTGGGATAGGGTGGGATAGGGTGGTTTCGGGGTGGAAGTGGGTGGGGGTGTAGGGGTGGCTTGGTAGGGATGGAGAATAGGGGGGAGAAGATTgaaaaggagttttggaaaatgttttcccttctcttgataaggaaaacattttcctcaaaTTGGagtattttccaaaatatttaagtcAATCAAACACGAAAAATAGTAAACATACGAAGGAAGAGGAGTTAAAATAATAGCATTTTCAATTTAAAAAATGATATCATGTACTTTGAGTGAACTTTGGAAGATAACTTAAATGAAGAATGCATGCTTCCTACATACCTTAGGGATAACAGGTATATGAACATTTCTAAATTAGGAAAGGCATAAAATAACTCCAGCACATTATTGATATAACAtttgaaaaacaacaaaacattGTCGGAATGATCTCTAAATACCCATTCGGACATGCTAAATATGAATATAAATCCCACACATTATTTCAGAGCACATTAAAAAAATTCACCACAATTCTTGCTaaatacaacaataataacaacaacaacaacccagtataatcccactagtggggtctggggagggcagtgtgtacgcagaccttacccctacctcgaaGGGGTAGAGATGTTGTTtctgaaagaccctcggctcaagataataaaaagacaaaaggagagaACATTAGATTCACCACAGAGATCATAGGGAAAAAAGAACATAAAATGCAGAAGAAAAATGCAAAGCAAAAATGATGGCTAGTAAATGAATCATGcgtcgaaaatagaaaatagtaaGACACTACATTGCCGGGCGAACGACACAAATAGCCACTAAGAGCAGTGGCTTTTATTTTAAAGCCACTGTTTTTAATATATTTAGACTTTAGCCACTCCTTAAAAAACTTATACCTGactggacgaaaatacccttctggtataacttatacctacgcTATCAACACAAGCAGCAGTTACACAAAGAGAAGAagcgagcagcagcagcagttacCCAGCGACGATCAACTGAGGATTGATAAAGTTATAAACATCGCCTCTTATGATAATTCTGTATTCCGGATATAGTGTCTTCATTTTAGAAattgaattcaaaaaaataagaacactatgtccttaactttgattctACTAGCCTCATTttgcaaattgaataaaaaaacttaaggacaaaatgtccttcactttgttgttgttcttctgtaTACAAAGTCCTGTAGCTTGAGTTTCAAATTGTatgttttaatttctggttcaaatgttaaggactgaacagtccttaacttttaaatacatgtttaaatgttaaggactagcAGTCCTTAActattaattccatgtttaaatgttaaaggacagacagtccttagcttttaatttcttgttcaaaagttaaggactgacagtccttaacttttaattccatgtttaaatgttaaggactgacagtccttaactttaattacatgtttaaatattaaaggacagacagtccttagcttttaatttctggttcagaagttaaggactggcagtccttaacttttaattccatatttaaatgttaaggactgacagtccttaactttaattccatgtttaaatgttaaaggacagacaatccttagcttttaatttcttgttcaaaagttaaggactgacagtccttaacttttaattccatgtttaaatgttaaggactgacagcccttaactttaattacatgtttaaatgttaaagggcagacagtccttagcttttaatttctggttcagaagttaaggactgacagtccttaacttttaattccatatttaaatgttaaggactgacagtccttaactttaattatatgtttaaatgttaaaggacagacattccttagcttttaatttctggttcaaaagttaaggacatgcagtccttaagttttgatttttggttcaaaagttaaggaccgacagtccttaagttttaatttcttgttcaaaagttaaggactcgaagtccttaacttttaattccatgtttaaatgttaaggacagacagtccttatctTGGTCTTGCACTTACAGTACACCTGTTCTTAATTCTACAAGGATTGCTTTATAACGTATGTCATTTGTTTCCCATTCTCTTGACTTGTAGGATGGAAACAATATGCATAATAGTTGTTTTTAATGGTAGATGAACTGAAGACTATAAATATCTTGAAACAGAACATAAATCATGAACTAGCAAATGCAAAAGTACCCAATGCCTCGAGTGCCACCGGTTACAAGAGCATTCATGCCATAAATGGACCATCTATTCACTTTTCCACTACACTTAGTGGCAGTGGCAGTAGTTGTGAGTCGAATTGAACTGCAATTCATCCATGGGTTTATTATAAAGTTTCTgggttttggaagttgaagtttgTGCTTGAGAGAAGCAGCAACAGTGTGTGAAATGAAGAAGGGTTCCGATATTTTCttttggagagagagagagacaaggGATTGAGAGATTGATGTGCACAAATAAGGGATTGAGGGATTGATGCTGTTGACCAAGCATGGAGGAGGCCGACCATGAAATCACCTTGGGTATTCCAGATGAAAATGAAAcgcgaaagagaggaagaaagggTAAAATTGTCTTTTTCTAttaatagtggctatttttgctgagcattataattagtggataaaaattaaatacaccctTAATTAGTGGCTATTACACGCCATTTTTACTACATTGCCTTACTATATGACTATAAAATCTCATAAATTATTAGAAGAGCGGATCTCTGAGAAGTTTTGAGCAAACAATCACCATATTTCTTGCTAGAGAAATGACATGAAAATTTTACAAAAATACCAACAAAGAGAACCAAAGCATATAGCAGGCGTAAATTACATCTTCCTCTGTATCTTCATCTGCATGTTCCTTAACTTCTCAAGGCTGTGCTTCCTGAAGCTACCCTGTTAAAGAAAAATCTTCAAGATGACTCTCGAGTAAATGTAAAGTGAAAACAGCAAGAAATTAGAGTTCATAGCCCTTTTCTTTATAAGCAACTCATATCCACATAGCTTATATGATTCAACATATTTAATTTCAACCACATGACAATTGTTAAAATATGATCTCCCTTCCTTATCATTGATGTAGGaggcattttttttatttttttggtagcAATTCATGTGCCACCTTTTCAAGATGTTAAAGTAATAATTCAAGGCTCTTTCTTCCATTGTAGAACTGAAAAgtatactacaacaacaacaaccacaacatgaattcgagcttagaataattgttataattgtctttgtttattatctggttttattacatgtttgggcctaatgtgataaatgttgttttttaccactttgatactatttgaattgtacataaactgctacgaaacccttctcttcttatctTCAGGGATGTGCACGTTGGCgtgactccctattctattagtgtcataccttgaaataagaaagaggctcggataagttacaaagccggatgaccttttggtttccggtacgtagccccctcctcggctcgagttgtccgctcgggtgcacaagtatagaacaatatacccaggttttatacgtagaataactcagcctcatggcggatccctagtaggaccgtttgtttgcatcatgtgcatttgactttggagactcaacacaggggttgagtctgtctaggacaggtgtacccgaaatgaaaagaccatcctgatgcatcctacttgctacttgcgcattcatttgcttcggatttgcatatTGACAAGCTTATCaaataataggagaaaagttgagaagaagaaagtcaatgtgagggctgAGAGAGATAATTGCCTGTTTTTGAAAAACCGATGTTGAAATAACCCAATATAATCCCATAAGCTGTACAGGGGTAGTATGAGCTCAACTAATGAAATAAATAAACACAACATAAAATGGCTCAACAACTGCACTGACAGAGGCCAGCCCTGAAAGAGTTTCATAGAGCTATTTTCCTAAATGTCAATATTTGTGTACTTCAAGCTGTGGAAGCAACCACTAATATTTGCATTAGGGTAGGTTGTCTACATCACCCCTTAATCTTCCCCGGGCTCTGCGTAAATACAGGATGTCTTGTGCAACGGGCTGCCAATAATATATATTTGTGCAATGATTTTTCTAAACCCTTTCATTGACCACGTATATCATAATTAAAAGGCCATACAATAAGCACATGCAACGAATGTAACAAACTCTTTGTGACAGTCAACAATATACTCCTATTTAGTAGTTATGCAGAAGAAATCCTATTACTATCAATATGTTAATTCTTCCCTAATGATTCAACACTGTTCATGATCAGAAATCAAAAACATTTAATGGATATTGAAAGTTCATTGTTGATGATTTACTTACTTGAATCAAAGGCATAAACTTTAAGCATGTTGTTTCCCAATTCCTCATGCTTTTCCTGGATCTGCTTGGCAAAAGCCACAAGAGGCGACAACATTTATGTAACTCAATTAGCTGCAGCGTCACACTATCTGCAAATCCTTCTGGTATCTCTTGTAAGTGTCTACATTTTCTGATGTAGACACGCTCAAGGCATTGGAAATAATCATCGGTGGCTGTCCAATATTTAAGAAATAGACACTCAAGGAGTAAAAACTTCAATTTAGGGAATCCCGTCTCTGTTATTTCCCACTCATCGCCTGAGAAGGCATCATCCTTCAATTCGAGCACCTCGAGATTGAGCAACTTGCTAAAAACCTTCATGCAGTTCCATGGAATACGAGTACCGCTAAGTGTCAACTTCTTGAGATTTGGTGGGAAAGAACCTGGACTTGGATTTATTAAACACGGCTCATAATCTCTATAGAGTGGAACTTCAACATTTAGTGCCTCGAGCTCTTCTAAATATTTAAGATTATTATGCCATCCCGTCTCAATATGAAATTCCTCTACTTTGCTAGCAATTTTCAATTTCTTCACTTTCTTAATCCCTTCAAATATGTCCTTTGTGCAACAAGAAGGTCTCAACCCAGAAACAGTTTGTAAGTTTTCCAAAACCAAAGTTCTTCACCTCATTTTCTGATATCGTTTGAGGAGAGACCAAATACATACACCAACAATAATGGAGATGCCTTAACTGAGATAATTTCCAAATTCCATTTGGTAAGGAGTACATTTTCCATAAACTATGTATATTGGATATGCACGAACAATGAGAGTTTGTAAATTCAGAAGTCTAGAAATTGGTAACTTTCCAGACTTCCTAATCCTCAATGCCAAATACCTTAAAAGAACTAGGTCTAGTATAGCTatggggaaatgaaaatttgtaATATTCTCCAAGTCCAATACCCTAAGAAGTTTGAAATGAAAGCTTTGTATATCAAGGAACAGACCAGATTGGTAGATAGAAAAGGAACGTAATTTTCTATAAGCAAGATCAGGGAATCGACGACGAAAATAATAGCCCCATGATTGTTGTGACACCCACATGCAGCCTTTAGGAATAACCCATAGAGGTCCATCAATATCGGTATTCACAATATACAGAAGATTCTGGCTGTCGGCTTCTTTCAAGACTAAACTTTTATCAATAAGATAATTTAAATGACTAGCGGCCACTTCTTCCACTTTTAGGAGCCCTTCTGCAATTCATAATCTAATCAACTTTTCCATAAAAATTTCACGAGCTTTTGGAAAAAGTCCAAAATACAGAAAACAACCTTTCAAATAAGAAGGAAGATGATTTTAGCTTTAAGCGAGCACTCCTAAGCATTATTGATAAGCATCAGCGCCTGCTAATGAGCTCATACTTTCAGCTACTTTTCAATCTTCCAGTGTCCTCTTGCTGGAGAGAATCTTGGCAACCACAACAATCATTAGAGGTAATTCTTTGCAGTTTTCTGCAACCTCCTTTCCGATATTCTCAAATTCAACTGACAAAACCTTTTCTTCTAAATGCTTTTTGGTAAAACAAATCCCAACTGTCTTCTGAATCTAGTAAATGCATCCGAAAAGGATCCTTAGTATAGCTAGCATATTGAGCAACCTCAACGTCTCGAGTAGTCAACAGTATCCGACTtcttttataaaagagggccattgtatatttcgacacttaatgaagaagacgcctcaacttcataatggtgttaacatacgataaaagaaataggaacacacatgtttctttgaaataactttgacaagtttttatttgaactttgtctagttttgaataatactttacatgtatttaaagtacatctataactttctcgtaactgtttttcttgtaataaattttaaaaagtaaaaataataaacacgagatttttatttataacccGTTTCCGTACATAGCCTATACCCTAACTATAGTAAGGTTTTCTTTGGCCATAGTTCGTGACTTCGTGACTTTATTCTTCACTTGACTGCACATGcctgtgtatattatgtagtcccccaagtgtttgagtgttgaagtatgaagcctcgaacacttgattattcctctcatttggtcctttccctgaaaaaggaaaaacatacgggactcggaggtacgattgtagatgaagactgcttaacccattcgtatttctatcagaataattgtaaccctaggccaggaattttagtttattctgtgtgccttacaggtcgtgactcatcatttagtacgggttagcgttttgcctatcatctaaaatcgttagtaaaattttaacaattcaaaaattaaattcaaAATGTTGATACCTGACTGTGGGTATTCCTTAGAAGTAGTATCTCTTCAagtgaacaacattccaatgtgaaggtagtatctttcTATCTATTCtctccagttcatatgctccttttcctgcaatatcacgaactctatagggtcattcccatgttggacttaatttacctGCGGTAGCTGCCTTTGtaaattgaaaaacctttttaagcacgaagtccccaattttgaagaacctgaggcgtgctttcctattgtagtatcgttctatgacctgcTTCTGTGATGTCATTCTTACTAGTGCAGCTTCTCTCCTTCCTTCGAGTAAATCAAGATTTAAACGCATCTCCTTGTCACTGGACTCTTTTGTTGCCTGCGTGAACCTTGTACTTGGCTCCCCTATCTCAACGGTAATTAAAGCTTCTGCTCCATAAACCaacgaaaatggtgtttctcccgtaCTTGTTTTCGCCGGTgtacgatatgcccataaaacaccaggtagcaCTTCTGGCCAATTCACTTTTGACTCTTCTAatcgtttctttaaattgttgataatgactttatttgttgattctgcttgcccagttcccaccggatgataaggcgtagacgtaatccttttaatttgccaactttgaaggaattccgtgatttgagctcctataaactgagggccattatcacatacgatctcctttggtacaccgaatcgacatatgatattccgccaaataaaatctttgacttccttttctcgcacctatttgaatgctcctgcctctacccatttagtaaaataatcagtgagtacgagcaaaaattttacctgtccttttgcttgtggtaatggacctACGATATTCATTCCCCATTCATAAATGGCCACGGCGCGATGATCGGATGTAATAACTCCGCAGGTCtttgcatattgttaccgtacctttgacatttatcatatttggccacgaaactttctgctttttcttccattttcggccagtaataacctgccataattaaggttcttaccagtgatctttcacctgcgtgattcccgcaatgtccctcgtgtatttctctcattacatactccGTTTGCGAAGGtctgaggcatcttgctaagggaccaccgaacattttacgatattgattgccttgctttaagcagtaccgagcagccttttttcgaagtgcatgagcttttttcttatcatcagggaggtaccatactgcaaaaaagaacaatctcgttcctccaatcccaagttaaattattaaaatttaccccATTCTTATCAGGGTCGAGAACTAAATGATATAAATGTATAACTGAGGCGTTTGCATCACTTGCCACATCAGTCGCAGAAgcaagattagctagggcgtccgcttcaacattttcatcccttggtatttgtataactttccaggtttgaaattgcaTTATCAATTCACGTACCTTTTCTAAATACTGTTGCATCCTcgcttccctggctgtataagtccccaacatttgattaaccATGAGTTGCGAAtcacttttgattataatctgatttatgccaagttctcgtgctaattctagacctgcaattacagcctcatactccgcctcattgttagttatagaatgacatttaatagcttgtcgAACGGTTTCACCCATAGGTGGTATCAAAACAATCCCTAAATTTGCACCTTTTacgttagatgaaccatcagtgaataaagtccaagttcctgggttagctccatTAAACACCTGTAATTCTTTCTTTGCTTCTAATTGCATCCTCTGGCTAAAATCAattaacacttgtgattttatagcagttaTAGGTTGGTacgtgatttcgtattcacttaacttTATAACCCACTTAGccaacctacctgataactcatgcttatgtaatatattacgtaaagggtaggcAGTTACTACAACAATAAGATGACAGTGAAAGTAAGATCTTAACttcctagatgccatgattaatgcgagtgcaagtttttctaattgaggataccaCATTTCTGCATCTAACAAAtatttactaacataatagatggGGGATTATTTACCTTGTTCTTCCCGGACcaaaacaacacttaccgctacttccgaaacagcaaggtaaatgagtagtctttctccagcctttggttttgccagcaaaggtggatttgataagtatgttTTCAAATTCTTGAGTgtctgttgacattcctcattccattcaaaatgatcctgctttttaagggctgagaagaatttaaagcacttctctgatgatttagaaatgaatctccccaaggctgcaattctccctgttaatctttgaacttctttcttgtttgaaagtatatcagggatttcttcaatggccttaatatgtgcaggattcacttcaataccacggttagaaacaagaaaaaccaaaaacttacctgatgcaacaccaaatgcacatttctcgggatttaacttcatattaaatttgcgcaaaattgaaaatgtgtcaaATAAGTGTAatatgtgatcttttgaatactcaattttaacaagcatatcatctatatacacttccatagtttttcctaaatgctcttgaaacattttggtaactaacctctgatacgttgcacatgcattctttagaccaaaggtcattacttta
This region includes:
- the LOC138876425 gene encoding uncharacterized protein, producing MEVYIDDMLVKIEYSKDHILHLFDTFSILRKFNMKLNPEKCAFGVASALKKQDHFEWNEECQQTLKNLKTYLSNPPLLAKPKAGERLLIYLAVSEVARMQLEAKKELQVFNGANPGTWTLFTDGSSNVKGANLGIVLIPPMGETVRQAIKCHSITNNEAEYEAVIAGLELARELGINQIIIKSDSQLMVNQMLGTYTAREARMQQYLEKVRELIMQFQTWKVIQIPRDENVEADALANLASATDVASDANASVIHLYHLVLDPDKNGKRLEESKVNWPEVLPGVLWAYRTPAKTSTGETPFSLVYGAEALITVEIGEPSTRFTQATKESSDKEMRLNLDLLEGRREAALVRMTSQKQVIERYYNRKARLRFFKIGDFVLKKDIFEGIKKVKKLKIASKVEEFHIETGWHNNLKYLEELEALNVEVPLYRDYEPCLINPSPGSFPPNLKKLTLSGTRIPWNCMKVFSKLLNLEVLELKDDAFSGDEWEITETGFPKLKFLLLECLFLKYWTATDDYFQCLERVYIRKCRHLQEIPEGFADSVTLQLIELHKCCRLLWLLPSRSRKSMRNWETTCLKFMPLIQGSFRKHSLEKLRNMQMKIQRKM